From a single Pseudalkalibacillus hwajinpoensis genomic region:
- the bshA gene encoding N-acetyl-alpha-D-glucosaminyl L-malate synthase BshA has translation MTLKIGITCYPTVGGSGVIATELGKMLAEKGHEVHFITSSVPFRLDTFHPNIYFHEVEVNQYAVFRYPPYDLTLASKMAEVIQREKLDLLHVHYAVPHAVCAFLAKEMVNEDVKIVTTLHGTDITVLGYDPSLTQLIRFGIEKSDCVTAVSNNLVEQTHRLLETDKPIDTVYNFVDERVYYPKEQADLRRGYGITEEEKVIVHISNFRAVKRVPDVIEVFNRIQKNMPAKLLLIGDGPEIQVACRLVDDLGLRNKVKFLGKQENVAEILSICDLKLLLSEKESFGLVALEAMACGVPAIGTNIGGIPEVIEHGINGFIAEIGDVESIASYAYRLLLDEELHLKMTAAAVEAVETKFASKRILEQYEALYYKTLQGALT, from the coding sequence ATGACACTTAAAATTGGTATTACATGCTATCCAACTGTCGGAGGGTCTGGCGTTATTGCAACGGAACTTGGAAAAATGCTTGCAGAAAAGGGTCATGAGGTGCATTTCATCACAAGCAGCGTTCCTTTCCGACTTGATACGTTTCACCCAAACATTTATTTTCATGAAGTGGAGGTGAATCAATACGCCGTTTTTCGATACCCTCCTTATGACCTGACACTTGCAAGTAAAATGGCTGAAGTGATCCAGAGAGAGAAACTTGACTTACTTCACGTTCACTACGCTGTCCCACATGCCGTATGTGCATTTCTTGCGAAAGAAATGGTGAACGAAGATGTGAAAATCGTTACAACACTTCATGGAACAGATATCACTGTACTTGGTTATGATCCATCCCTCACACAATTAATACGATTTGGAATTGAAAAATCTGATTGTGTGACTGCAGTATCGAATAATCTCGTCGAACAGACCCATCGTTTACTTGAAACAGATAAACCAATTGATACGGTCTATAACTTTGTTGACGAGCGAGTTTATTATCCGAAAGAACAGGCTGATTTACGAAGGGGATATGGCATTACGGAAGAAGAGAAGGTCATTGTTCACATTTCGAATTTTAGAGCTGTGAAGCGTGTACCTGATGTGATTGAAGTATTTAATCGTATCCAAAAGAATATGCCTGCTAAACTCTTGCTGATCGGTGACGGCCCTGAGATTCAGGTTGCATGTCGTCTAGTCGATGACCTCGGATTAAGAAATAAGGTAAAATTCCTTGGTAAACAGGAGAATGTAGCCGAAATTTTGTCGATTTGTGATTTGAAGCTGTTATTATCTGAGAAAGAGAGCTTCGGTTTAGTAGCACTAGAAGCGATGGCATGCGGCGTGCCAGCTATTGGTACGAATATCGGTGGTATTCCGGAAGTGATTGAACATGGGATAAATGGTTTTATTGCTGAAATAGGCGATGTTGAGTCGATTGCATCATACGCCTACAGGCTCCTTTTAGATGAGGAGTTGCATCTAAAGATGACTGCTGCAGCGGTCGAAGCCGTTGAAACAAAGTTTGCTTCAAAGCGGATTCTCGAACAGTATGAAGCGCTTTATTACAAAACACTCCAGGGGGCACTTACTTGA
- a CDS encoding CCA tRNA nucleotidyltransferase, whose translation MILFEGEAYESCQEVLRILTKAGFDAYIVGGAVRDAILGLPVADFDLASSAKPEEVLTLFEKVVPTGIDHGTVTVIYQYQSFEITTFRSEMLYTDHRHPSEVSYVSTIEDDLSRRDFTINSMALSDTGDLIDPYGGQEDLKHRLIRTVGDPGDRFQEDALRMVRALRFQSVLDFTLEYETAEALSTHAQLLKYIAIERLQTEMSKLLGGKAAKKAFIQLFTSGVDKYLPGLSGMKDFLQKNDHLTMLLQTEEERWAWLTRGQSDPVSFLKGWRLSNRLVRKVEHLLHLVSQVQQEGWTKRTLYDAYPNEKYCERLLAVIEGRKPNYKQVDQMIASLEITSSDMLAVTGGDLINWTGVKPGPWVGEALRQIELAVLSEEIKNEKSSIKRWLEKWQTQ comes from the coding sequence TTGATCTTGTTTGAAGGAGAGGCTTACGAATCCTGTCAAGAGGTACTAAGAATTCTTACAAAAGCAGGGTTTGACGCGTACATTGTTGGAGGAGCAGTAAGAGATGCAATACTCGGACTGCCAGTAGCTGATTTCGATTTAGCATCGTCTGCGAAACCGGAAGAGGTGTTAACTCTTTTTGAAAAGGTGGTTCCAACTGGAATTGACCATGGCACCGTTACAGTCATCTATCAATACCAGTCGTTTGAAATCACGACCTTTCGATCAGAAATGTTGTATACGGATCACAGACATCCGTCAGAGGTTTCCTATGTTTCAACCATTGAAGATGATCTTTCAAGGAGAGATTTTACGATCAATAGCATGGCTCTCTCTGATACGGGGGACCTCATTGATCCTTATGGCGGGCAGGAAGACCTAAAGCATCGGCTAATCCGCACCGTAGGGGATCCTGGAGATCGGTTTCAGGAAGATGCACTCCGGATGGTAAGAGCGCTCAGGTTTCAAAGTGTACTTGATTTTACTCTTGAGTATGAGACGGCAGAAGCGCTTTCTACCCATGCTCAGCTTCTCAAATACATAGCTATTGAACGGCTTCAAACTGAGATGTCTAAACTGCTTGGAGGTAAAGCTGCAAAGAAAGCGTTTATACAGCTTTTTACAAGTGGAGTGGATAAGTATTTACCTGGATTGAGCGGAATGAAAGATTTTCTTCAAAAAAATGATCATTTAACCATGCTTCTTCAAACCGAAGAAGAAAGGTGGGCGTGGCTTACCAGAGGCCAATCGGATCCAGTATCTTTCTTGAAAGGATGGCGATTATCCAATCGATTGGTGAGAAAAGTCGAGCATCTCCTCCATCTTGTAAGTCAGGTTCAACAGGAAGGCTGGACGAAGCGCACACTCTATGACGCGTATCCAAATGAGAAATACTGTGAGCGATTACTAGCGGTAATTGAAGGGCGGAAACCTAATTACAAGCAAGTAGATCAGATGATTGCTTCGTTAGAAATAACGTCTTCTGATATGCTAGCCGTAACGGGAGGAGACCTGATCAACTGGACCGGGGTAAAGCCCGGTCCCTGGGTTGGAGAGGCACTCAGACAGATTGAACTGGCTGTATTATCTGAAGAGATAAAGAATGAGAAATCCAGCATCAAAAGGTGGCTTGAAAAGTGGCAGACTCAATAA
- a CDS encoding biotin--[acetyl-CoA-carboxylase] ligase: MADSIRQRLLQMLEEHGENYVSGQMISETLSVSRTAIWKHVSELRKNGYEVEAVQKKGYRIVSRPDMLSKEEIGLRLTTEFLGKTVHTYPSVESTQYIAHDLAHRGTPDGTIIVADEQTAGKGRLGRSWHSPRGSGIWTSIILRPKLPPQRAPQFTLIAAVSVVHAIRKQTGLEAEIKWPNDILIDGKKVVGILTELQAESDQIKSIIIGMGINVNAGSEDFPSDLNQATSLKVESGQNVNRSALLAAILNEFETLYEEYLTNGFRMIKLLWESYAVSLGRKIKARTLNGVIEGLAKGITDEGVLLLEDVQGRIHHIYSADIEIC, from the coding sequence GTGGCAGACTCAATAAGGCAGCGCCTGCTGCAAATGCTTGAAGAACATGGAGAAAATTATGTTTCTGGTCAAATGATAAGTGAAACGTTAAGTGTGTCTCGAACGGCTATCTGGAAACATGTATCAGAGCTTCGAAAAAATGGTTATGAAGTAGAGGCCGTTCAAAAGAAAGGGTATCGGATCGTATCGAGACCTGACATGCTGAGCAAGGAAGAAATCGGGCTGAGATTAACAACAGAATTCCTCGGGAAAACTGTTCATACGTACCCTTCTGTTGAATCGACTCAATACATTGCCCACGATCTAGCGCATCGTGGTACGCCTGACGGGACAATTATTGTTGCAGATGAACAAACGGCTGGAAAGGGACGTCTTGGACGATCGTGGCATTCACCGCGGGGAAGCGGGATATGGACGAGCATTATTCTTCGTCCAAAGCTCCCTCCACAGCGCGCACCTCAATTTACACTGATCGCGGCAGTTAGCGTTGTTCATGCTATTCGTAAGCAAACAGGGCTTGAAGCTGAAATTAAATGGCCGAATGATATTTTGATTGATGGAAAGAAAGTTGTAGGAATTTTAACAGAGCTTCAAGCGGAGTCGGATCAAATTAAGTCCATCATTATTGGAATGGGGATCAATGTAAATGCAGGGTCTGAAGATTTTCCTTCTGATCTAAATCAGGCAACTTCACTTAAGGTTGAATCCGGACAAAATGTGAATCGTTCCGCGCTTCTTGCGGCGATTTTAAATGAGTTCGAAACGCTTTATGAAGAATACCTTACTAACGGCTTTCGAATGATTAAACTGTTATGGGAAAGCTACGCCGTTAGTCTAGGAAGAAAAATTAAAGCAAGAACGCTTAACGGTGTAATCGAAGGGCTAGCGAAAGGAATTACAGATGAAGGTGTTCTGCTACTGGAAGATGTACAAGGCAGAATTCACCATATTTATTCAGCTGATATCGAAATTTGTTAA
- the panB gene encoding 3-methyl-2-oxobutanoate hydroxymethyltransferase — protein MKTTSEFKKMKESNEPIAMLTAYDYPSAKLAEGACVDLILVGDSVGMVALGYDSTVPVTMDDMVLHTKAVKRGATNTFVVTDMPFLTYHCTVAETLAHAGRLMQEAGAHAVKLEGGADVIIQINKLTKAGVPVMGHLGLTPQSVGVLGGYKVQARESEAAAELLNEARAIEEAGAFALVLECVPKQLTEIVSREISIPVIGIGAGVCADGQVLVYHDLIGYGATHVPKFVKKYASINESIDRAIQSYVSEVKGRKFPEEQHSFNMKEEQLAGMYGGSR, from the coding sequence ATGAAGACAACAAGTGAATTCAAGAAAATGAAAGAAAGTAACGAACCAATTGCTATGCTGACAGCGTATGATTATCCTTCTGCGAAGCTTGCGGAAGGAGCTTGCGTAGATCTTATCCTTGTAGGCGACTCCGTCGGTATGGTGGCGCTTGGGTATGACTCAACCGTACCAGTGACGATGGATGACATGGTGTTGCATACGAAGGCAGTAAAAAGAGGCGCTACCAATACGTTTGTTGTAACCGACATGCCTTTCTTGACATATCACTGCACAGTTGCTGAGACACTGGCTCATGCAGGCAGATTGATGCAGGAAGCTGGGGCACACGCCGTGAAGCTTGAGGGCGGTGCTGATGTGATTATACAAATTAATAAATTAACGAAAGCCGGTGTACCTGTGATGGGACATCTGGGACTTACTCCACAATCTGTAGGAGTTCTTGGTGGTTATAAAGTGCAGGCGAGAGAATCAGAAGCAGCTGCAGAGTTGTTAAATGAAGCAAGAGCGATTGAAGAGGCTGGAGCCTTTGCGCTTGTACTTGAATGTGTCCCGAAACAGCTAACAGAGATTGTTTCAAGAGAGATTTCAATCCCTGTGATTGGGATCGGTGCTGGAGTATGCGCTGATGGACAGGTCCTTGTTTATCATGACCTGATCGGTTATGGAGCAACGCATGTTCCGAAATTCGTAAAGAAATATGCTAGCATTAACGAATCAATTGATCGAGCGATACAATCCTATGTCTCTGAAGTAAAAGGTCGAAAATTCCCGGAAGAGCAGCATTCATTTAACATGAAAGAAGAGCAGCTTGCTGGCATGTACGGAGGTAGTCGCTGA
- the panC gene encoding pantoate--beta-alanine ligase → MRIITTIKEMQHEAKTMIREGKTIGFVPTMGYLHEGHMSLVQKAREKNDCVIMSVFVNPLQFGPDEDFDRYPRDLKRDELLARKAGVDVLFYPHVDEMYPKELTTMLTVNKRVDTLCGESRPGHFDGVATVVMKLFQIVLPDKAYFGMKDAQQVAVIKGLVDDYNLPVEIIPCPIIREEDGLAKSSRNVYLTPSEREESTLLSQSLNAARKVIRDGERDPGLIIELVQSYLKQTSGTIDYVEVLSYPELQPVNRINEEVIIAVAVQFSAARLIDNTMALRSEKAIGV, encoded by the coding sequence ATGAGAATTATTACAACAATTAAAGAAATGCAACATGAAGCAAAAACGATGATAAGAGAGGGTAAGACAATCGGATTTGTCCCGACAATGGGATATCTACATGAAGGACATATGAGCTTAGTTCAGAAAGCCAGGGAGAAAAATGATTGCGTTATCATGAGTGTTTTTGTTAACCCGCTTCAATTTGGTCCGGACGAAGATTTTGATCGATACCCAAGAGATTTAAAAAGAGATGAACTGCTTGCAAGAAAGGCTGGAGTGGATGTTTTATTTTATCCCCATGTGGATGAAATGTATCCGAAAGAGCTAACAACCATGCTCACAGTCAACAAGCGAGTCGACACCCTTTGCGGTGAATCGAGGCCAGGTCATTTTGATGGAGTAGCGACAGTTGTTATGAAGTTATTCCAAATTGTCCTACCGGATAAAGCTTATTTCGGGATGAAGGATGCCCAACAGGTCGCCGTTATAAAAGGTCTTGTAGATGATTATAACCTCCCGGTTGAAATTATCCCATGTCCGATCATAAGGGAGGAAGATGGGCTGGCTAAAAGTTCTCGGAATGTGTATCTGACTCCATCTGAACGGGAAGAATCGACCCTCCTCTCGCAGAGTTTGAATGCGGCTAGAAAAGTGATCCGCGATGGCGAGCGCGATCCTGGATTAATAATAGAGCTTGTTCAATCATATCTTAAGCAAACGTCAGGAACGATCGATTACGTGGAAGTGCTCTCTTATCCTGAGCTTCAGCCAGTCAATCGAATTAATGAAGAGGTTATTATAGCCGTTGCGGTTCAGTTTTCTGCTGCAAGACTGATCGATAACACCATGGCACTGAGAAGTGAAAAAGCGATAGGAGTGTAA
- the panD gene encoding aspartate 1-decarboxylase → MFVTMMKGKIHRARVTEANLNYVGSITIDEDIIDTVGMLPNEKVQIVNNNNGARLETYIIPGERGSGVVCLNGAAARLVQEGDVIIIVAYGMMSEEEAKQFTPRVAIMNEHNDIIDVIGAEPAATIL, encoded by the coding sequence ATGTTTGTAACGATGATGAAGGGCAAAATCCATAGAGCGCGAGTAACAGAAGCGAATTTGAACTATGTAGGAAGTATTACTATAGATGAAGATATCATCGACACAGTAGGGATGTTACCGAATGAGAAAGTTCAAATTGTAAATAATAATAATGGAGCAAGGCTCGAAACCTATATTATCCCAGGAGAGCGAGGTTCCGGTGTCGTATGCTTAAATGGAGCAGCGGCGCGTCTCGTTCAGGAAGGTGATGTCATTATTATTGTTGCGTACGGTATGATGAGCGAAGAAGAAGCGAAACAATTCACTCCACGTGTGGCTATAATGAATGAACATAATGACATTATTGATGTGATTGGTGCTGAACCAGCTGCCACAATCCTATAG
- the dinG gene encoding ATP-dependent DNA helicase DinG, whose protein sequence is MNRYTIIDFETTGNSPKNGDKIIQIGLAVVEDGSIVERYASFVNPEQRLPPFIQQLTGITDDDVKDAPLFEEVAPELLKRLDGAYFVAHNVRFDLNFMNAELDESGYEPFSGPIIDTVELARILLPTAEAYKLSWLADHLSITHENPHQADSDAEVTAELLLYLFDKLNDLPIVTLHQLAELAARLYSDIEVVLNEMIEQKQLVIEPEGNFEVFRDIAMKRQEELKEIEPMKEPILFEEAQKDLADRMAQIIPGFEVRKGQSDMMKQVALAFEQNQHALIEAGTGIGKSLGYLLPGVVHAKNTGKPVVVSTHTIQLQEQLLQRDIPFLRDILPFEFGATIIKGRSNYLDLTRFEQQLYRVEDDNYDTILTKAQILIWLLETDYGDVEELNLSSGGKLFWQQVKSDAAVSANHRSPWFSRDFYHRRKRFSMNADLIISNHALLFSDLINEHQLLPAYQQAVIDEAHHLEDIATEFFGVKTDYFAIIQGFVRMGLKDGDGLYGKIVSILKDLESDVQEYKVEIDAYVKTILGDLDELFRMLHRYVQKNINRSNEIGRLSYRLTEESGPAWEAIQEAAHRLVFYLKDLDKVLKKLEKEFDLKEDELTREQLNAAADFKGIHASVLEELAKVDYLLLQENNNDVKWVEIDPKGALNSAFLFSRPVEVGTVLSSEYFGKKKSILLTSATLTVRNSFDYMVKRLGLEEFGPIVERYESPFDYSEQARLMIPTDLPMIKDVSDAQFVEHITDAILQIARVTRGRMLVLFTSYDMLRKAHHRMKELIEHDELTLISQGVDSGSRVRLTKNFKESDEAILFGTSSFWEGVDIPGEDLSCLIIVRLPFSPPDNPVFQARSEQLKESGGNPFMELSLPEAIIRFKQGFGRLVRSQRDRGAVFVFDRRIISTRYGRSFVKSLPEVPLLKGSIEELVNELDLWL, encoded by the coding sequence ATGAATCGTTATACAATAATAGATTTTGAAACAACCGGTAATTCTCCTAAAAATGGAGATAAAATTATTCAGATTGGCTTAGCCGTTGTCGAGGATGGTTCCATCGTTGAGCGCTATGCCTCGTTTGTGAATCCAGAGCAGCGATTACCACCATTTATTCAGCAGCTAACCGGTATTACAGATGATGATGTCAAGGATGCACCATTGTTTGAGGAAGTGGCACCAGAGCTCCTCAAACGCCTTGATGGCGCTTATTTTGTAGCGCATAATGTTAGATTTGATCTTAATTTCATGAATGCAGAGCTTGATGAAAGTGGATACGAGCCCTTTTCAGGACCAATAATCGATACGGTTGAACTAGCGAGAATTCTTCTTCCAACGGCTGAAGCGTACAAGCTGTCCTGGCTTGCTGATCACTTATCGATTACACACGAAAACCCCCACCAAGCAGATAGCGATGCGGAGGTAACGGCAGAACTACTTTTGTATTTGTTTGATAAATTGAATGACCTCCCAATCGTCACATTACATCAATTAGCAGAACTTGCGGCGAGGCTCTACAGTGACATCGAAGTTGTGTTGAATGAAATGATTGAGCAGAAACAACTTGTGATTGAACCTGAGGGCAACTTTGAAGTTTTTCGTGATATTGCCATGAAGCGGCAGGAGGAACTTAAGGAAATTGAACCGATGAAAGAGCCAATTTTATTTGAGGAAGCACAAAAGGACCTTGCAGACAGGATGGCCCAAATTATCCCGGGCTTTGAAGTAAGAAAAGGGCAGAGCGATATGATGAAGCAAGTCGCTCTCGCATTTGAACAAAACCAGCACGCCCTCATAGAAGCAGGGACGGGTATTGGTAAGTCTCTTGGTTATTTATTACCTGGAGTTGTACATGCAAAAAACACCGGCAAACCTGTTGTTGTAAGCACCCATACCATTCAATTACAAGAACAGTTGTTACAGCGCGATATTCCTTTTTTGCGTGATATACTTCCGTTTGAGTTTGGTGCAACGATTATTAAAGGAAGAAGCAACTATCTTGATTTAACGCGATTTGAGCAGCAGCTCTATCGAGTAGAAGATGATAATTATGATACCATTTTAACGAAAGCACAAATTCTAATCTGGCTTCTTGAAACAGATTACGGTGATGTGGAAGAGCTTAATCTCTCAAGCGGCGGAAAATTATTCTGGCAGCAGGTGAAAAGCGATGCAGCCGTCTCAGCAAATCATCGCTCTCCATGGTTCTCGAGAGATTTCTATCATCGCCGAAAACGATTTTCGATGAATGCCGATCTAATTATTAGCAATCACGCGCTCTTATTCAGTGACCTTATAAATGAACACCAACTTCTTCCTGCATATCAACAGGCTGTAATCGATGAAGCTCATCATTTAGAAGATATTGCAACAGAGTTTTTCGGCGTTAAAACGGATTACTTCGCCATCATCCAGGGATTTGTTCGTATGGGCTTAAAAGACGGAGATGGGTTATATGGAAAAATCGTCAGTATCTTGAAAGATCTTGAATCAGATGTTCAGGAATACAAGGTGGAAATCGACGCCTATGTGAAAACAATTCTTGGAGATCTTGATGAGCTGTTTCGGATGCTTCATAGGTACGTGCAGAAAAATATCAACCGTTCGAATGAAATTGGTCGCTTAAGCTACCGTCTTACAGAGGAAAGCGGTCCTGCGTGGGAGGCGATCCAGGAAGCTGCCCATCGCTTGGTCTTTTATTTAAAAGATCTTGATAAAGTACTTAAGAAACTAGAAAAAGAATTCGACTTAAAAGAAGATGAACTAACACGTGAGCAGCTCAATGCTGCTGCCGATTTTAAAGGCATTCATGCTTCCGTTCTTGAAGAACTCGCTAAAGTGGATTACCTCCTTCTACAGGAAAACAATAATGATGTGAAGTGGGTCGAAATTGATCCAAAAGGGGCATTAAATTCAGCGTTTCTTTTCAGTAGACCTGTTGAAGTGGGGACAGTTCTCTCATCAGAGTATTTCGGGAAAAAGAAAAGCATCCTTCTAACTTCCGCAACGTTAACCGTTCGAAATTCTTTTGATTATATGGTAAAGCGTCTTGGCCTTGAAGAATTTGGTCCAATAGTCGAACGTTATGAATCACCATTTGACTATAGCGAACAGGCAAGACTCATGATTCCAACAGATCTTCCGATGATTAAGGATGTGTCAGACGCTCAATTTGTCGAGCACATCACAGATGCCATTTTACAAATTGCCCGTGTGACAAGAGGTCGTATGCTCGTTCTGTTTACGTCATATGACATGCTAAGAAAAGCGCATCATCGGATGAAGGAATTAATTGAGCATGATGAGTTGACGCTTATTAGTCAGGGTGTTGATAGTGGAAGTAGGGTCAGGCTAACAAAGAATTTTAAAGAAAGCGATGAGGCGATTCTATTTGGAACAAGCAGTTTCTGGGAAGGTGTCGATATTCCGGGTGAAGATCTTAGCTGCCTGATCATTGTTCGCTTGCCATTTTCACCGCCAGATAACCCTGTTTTCCAGGCAAGATCTGAACAACTCAAAGAGTCCGGGGGAAATCCATTTATGGAACTGTCTTTACCGGAAGCGATTATCCGATTTAAACAGGGGTTTGGACGACTTGTTCGGTCACAGCGTGATCGTGGCGCCGTATTTGTTTTTGATAGGCGTATCATTTCTACAAGATACGGTCGTTCTTTTGTAAAGTCTTTGCCTGAAGTTCCCCTTCTTAAAGGGAGCATTGAAGAATTAGTGAATGAGCTTGATCTCTGGTTATAA
- a CDS encoding ComEC/Rec2 family competence protein yields MKIIVTFCSWVLLFCLIGPIAEASIQSVDLHLGNNEVAITFLDLSVGEAILLQKSDGTAVLINTGSAASEQELIDRLQMFQVKEISRVWLTNADEAYAGNFESLLRYFSIGEVMLSQSLQQALLPEIPSHVRKNTLKEEQKITLMEDVEAEIVNISKAGSVTFMLSLGSQDILMMGDTDEELEKTISSSGRTVEVLKVANFGGGNGTSTEFLSAIDPQMAVIFRHKNIDISESVLERLSESWTDVYYPYRIGSVTLRMQDDRYDVITLPTKEERLR; encoded by the coding sequence ATGAAGATTATTGTTACCTTTTGCAGCTGGGTGCTGCTATTTTGTTTGATAGGACCCATTGCTGAAGCCTCTATTCAGTCGGTTGATTTGCATTTAGGGAATAATGAAGTAGCCATTACATTTCTCGATTTGTCAGTGGGGGAAGCCATTTTACTACAAAAGTCAGATGGTACGGCTGTATTAATCAATACGGGCAGTGCCGCATCTGAGCAGGAACTGATCGATCGCCTTCAGATGTTTCAGGTTAAAGAAATTAGCAGGGTTTGGCTTACGAACGCAGATGAAGCCTATGCCGGGAATTTTGAATCATTATTACGCTACTTTTCGATTGGTGAAGTGATGCTGTCTCAAAGTTTGCAACAAGCTCTTCTTCCAGAAATCCCATCTCACGTCAGGAAGAATACGCTGAAAGAAGAGCAGAAAATCACCTTAATGGAAGATGTAGAGGCAGAAATAGTGAACATATCTAAAGCAGGATCAGTGACTTTTATGCTATCCTTAGGTAGTCAGGATATCTTAATGATGGGCGATACAGATGAAGAGCTTGAGAAAACGATCAGCTCTTCCGGTAGAACGGTTGAGGTATTAAAGGTTGCGAATTTCGGAGGTGGCAATGGCACATCGACCGAGTTTTTGAGCGCGATTGATCCTCAGATGGCCGTTATATTTCGCCATAAGAATATTGATATCAGTGAATCTGTATTGGAGCGACTGAGCGAAAGCTGGACGGATGTGTACTACCCATACCGCATTGGGAGCGTTACGCTTCGTATGCAGGATGATCGTTATGATGTTATTACGCTTCCGACAAAAGAAGAAAGGTTACGCTGA
- a CDS encoding YpmA family protein yields the protein MESNIEVLSTVKVSKSLDIYKIVDSLNRTLKEKDLMFGLALDEEDQEQMIFTIYRT from the coding sequence ATGGAATCTAATATCGAAGTATTGTCGACCGTTAAAGTAAGCAAGTCGCTCGATATTTACAAAATCGTGGATTCATTAAATCGGACACTGAAAGAGAAAGATTTAATGTTTGGACTTGCACTTGATGAAGAAGACCAGGAACAAATGATCTTTACAATTTATCGTACATAA
- a CDS encoding DUF5590 domain-containing protein, translating into MRVIGIIAGVIIALFIWLGFSFYQSIMDLPDQLEDKATARAQSESAITNIDEVIQYHGTNDAYVVLRGNNSSNEELYVFVPEDDEPLVTKKTSEGVSSDTIKEKLTDRFSPEKIIAIKPGIEVNNEKQQVLVWEATFIDKNDRYTFAYYYFSNGEYWRSRTIRQS; encoded by the coding sequence ATGCGAGTTATAGGGATAATTGCAGGCGTAATCATCGCTCTGTTTATCTGGCTTGGGTTTTCTTTTTATCAATCCATAATGGACCTACCCGATCAGTTGGAAGATAAAGCTACGGCCAGGGCACAATCAGAGTCTGCTATTACGAACATTGACGAAGTAATTCAATATCATGGTACGAATGATGCCTATGTCGTCCTCAGGGGTAATAATAGCTCTAACGAAGAATTATATGTTTTCGTACCAGAGGATGATGAGCCCCTCGTTACTAAAAAAACGAGTGAAGGAGTTTCTTCTGACACAATTAAAGAAAAGCTTACTGACCGATTTTCTCCGGAGAAAATCATCGCAATTAAACCGGGTATTGAAGTGAATAATGAAAAGCAACAGGTACTTGTCTGGGAAGCTACGTTTATTGATAAAAATGATCGCTATACATTCGCTTATTATTACTTCAGCAACGGTGAATACTGGCGCTCAAGAACGATCAGACAGAGTTAA